The following are from one region of the Bacteroidales bacterium genome:
- a CDS encoding transketolase: MSKPIVDRAADNIRILSAAMVEKSNSGHPGGAMGGADYINILFTEFLNFDPDDPTWPLRDRFFLDPGHMSPMLYSILHLCGYFSTEDLQNFRQWNSVTPGHPELDLLRGIENTSGPLGQGHVIAVGAAIAERFLAARFGEWMSHKTFAYLSDGSIEEEISQGAGRIAGYLGLNNLIMFYDSNGIQLSTKVNEVTCENTAAKYEAWGWYVQSINGNNAGEIRQALQNAVTGKHRPCLIIGKTIMGFGTLSEDGKKMEGLGSTHGQPLSKAGASIEKTILNLGGDPARPFQVFPDVKEYYTRILSKKRDQTDSRKATQHTWEDLNPGLTATWKKCIANEPPYIDYKAIPLKPDAATRNTSGDVLAYYSAHLGNMIVMSADLSNSDKTEGFLKSSKPFKPGDFTGGFLNAGVSELTMAAIANGIALHGGIFVACGTFFVFSDYMKPAIRLAALMRLPVKYVFTHDSFRVGEDGPTHQPVEQEMQLRLLEQLKNHHGGNGLLVLRPADGAETIAAWKMAVENTKSPTALILSRQNIKDIPALPGGSRFEQAGQICKGAYIVRDTSGKPDIIMLANGSEVSTLVESADLLEIEKGIHARVVSAPSEGLFRLQDKAYQISVIPEDVPVFGLTAGLPVTLQGLAGCKGKVFGLDHFGFSAPYQVLDEKFGFSPENVVNQVTEFLKFET, translated from the coding sequence ATGAGCAAACCGATTGTTGACCGTGCTGCCGACAATATCCGCATTTTATCCGCCGCCATGGTGGAGAAATCCAACTCCGGCCATCCTGGCGGAGCAATGGGAGGTGCTGATTACATCAACATCCTTTTCACTGAATTTCTGAATTTCGATCCGGATGATCCCACCTGGCCCTTGCGCGACCGATTTTTCCTCGATCCCGGCCACATGTCGCCCATGCTTTATTCCATCCTCCATCTGTGTGGATATTTCTCCACAGAAGACCTGCAAAATTTCCGGCAATGGAATAGCGTAACGCCAGGCCACCCTGAGCTTGACCTGCTCCGCGGGATTGAAAACACATCGGGGCCGCTGGGGCAGGGACATGTGATAGCAGTGGGAGCCGCTATTGCAGAGCGTTTCCTTGCTGCGCGCTTCGGGGAATGGATGTCACATAAAACCTTTGCCTATCTTTCCGACGGAAGCATAGAGGAAGAAATTTCCCAGGGAGCGGGTCGCATCGCGGGGTATCTGGGGTTAAATAACCTGATCATGTTTTACGATTCCAACGGTATCCAACTCTCCACAAAAGTCAATGAAGTTACCTGTGAAAATACAGCCGCGAAATACGAAGCCTGGGGCTGGTATGTGCAATCCATCAACGGCAACAATGCCGGTGAAATCAGGCAGGCTTTGCAGAATGCTGTGACCGGGAAACATCGTCCTTGTCTTATCATCGGTAAAACGATTATGGGTTTTGGGACCCTTTCGGAAGATGGTAAAAAAATGGAAGGCCTCGGTTCTACTCACGGACAACCACTTTCCAAAGCAGGGGCTTCTATTGAGAAAACTATCCTTAACCTGGGCGGCGATCCGGCAAGACCCTTCCAGGTATTCCCTGATGTCAAAGAATATTACACCCGGATTTTGAGCAAAAAAAGAGATCAGACTGATTCCAGGAAAGCCACACAGCATACATGGGAGGATCTTAATCCCGGACTAACTGCCACATGGAAAAAGTGTATCGCCAATGAACCGCCTTACATTGATTACAAAGCTATCCCCCTCAAACCTGATGCGGCAACCCGCAATACATCAGGGGATGTCCTTGCTTACTATTCAGCTCACTTAGGTAATATGATCGTAATGTCAGCCGACCTTTCGAACAGTGACAAGACAGAAGGATTTCTCAAATCATCCAAACCTTTTAAACCGGGTGACTTTACCGGCGGGTTCCTGAATGCAGGCGTTTCCGAGCTGACCATGGCCGCAATTGCAAACGGCATCGCCTTGCATGGAGGTATATTTGTGGCTTGCGGCACTTTCTTTGTTTTCTCGGATTATATGAAACCGGCCATACGCCTGGCTGCCCTGATGCGTTTACCGGTGAAATACGTTTTCACCCACGACTCTTTCCGTGTCGGAGAAGATGGCCCGACGCACCAGCCGGTGGAGCAAGAGATGCAGCTCCGGTTGCTGGAACAACTTAAAAATCACCACGGTGGTAACGGACTGCTGGTTCTTCGCCCCGCTGACGGCGCCGAAACTATTGCCGCCTGGAAGATGGCTGTGGAAAACACTAAAAGCCCTACTGCCCTGATACTGTCCCGCCAGAATATCAAAGATATCCCTGCCCTTCCCGGTGGTTCCCGCTTTGAACAAGCCGGGCAGATCTGCAAAGGGGCCTATATTGTCAGGGACACCAGTGGAAAGCCCGATATCATCATGCTGGCCAACGGATCGGAAGTATCTACGCTGGTGGAAAGCGCTGATCTGCTTGAAATAGAGAAAGGCATTCATGCCAGGGTTGTTTCGGCCCCTTCGGAAGGTTTGTTCCGCCTCCAGGATAAAGCGTATCAAATAAGTGTCATACCGGAAGATGTCCCTGTATTTGGACTTACAGCAGGACTTCCCGTCACCCTCCAGGGACTTGCAGGATGCAAAGGGAAGGTTTTCGGGCTTGACCACTTCGGCTTCTCCGCCCCTTACCAGGTCCTGGATGAAAAATTCGGATTTTCACCGGAGAACGTGGTGAATCAAGTGACAGAATTTTTGAAATTTGAAACTTGA
- a CDS encoding Ni/Fe hydrogenase subunit alpha: MKQITIDPITRLEGHGKIEILLDDNGNVENAFFQVPELRGFEKFCEGRPVEELPQIVTKICGVCPGCHHMASGKALDAVYGLVPPPTAKKLRELFYMAHFVHSHIAHFYALAAPDFIVGPTAPPMERNLLGVIGKVGKEIVAEVIKQRRFAQEIQALLGGHQTHVVMNIPGGVRKGLTEQERDDVEKKARGFVDFAKFSLQLFENVVLGNPDYLDLITNGPYRLTLHSMGLVDEHNYVNFYDGKVRVVDTVGNEICKYEPKDYLDFIEEHVESWSYLKFPYLKQIGWKGLIEGQQSGLYMATPLSRLNVADGMATPLANVEYAKMFDTFGTKPVHFTMAMHWARLIELLYAAEHCLELTHDPDITGTDLRAPLGKIVGEGVGTVEAQRGTLTHHYFTDEKGITKKVNLIVGTTNNNGAICLSIKMAAMQLIRPGEEVDEGKLNLIEMAFRAYDPCFSCATHHLPGKMPMEVKVRDANGKIIQTIIRKGS, encoded by the coding sequence ATGAAACAGATCACAATTGACCCGATCACCCGATTGGAAGGTCACGGTAAAATAGAAATTTTACTGGATGATAATGGTAATGTCGAAAACGCTTTTTTCCAGGTGCCGGAATTGAGAGGATTTGAAAAGTTCTGTGAAGGACGCCCAGTTGAAGAATTGCCTCAAATTGTTACAAAAATCTGCGGCGTTTGTCCCGGTTGCCATCACATGGCCTCAGGAAAGGCCTTGGATGCTGTATACGGCCTGGTTCCTCCACCTACGGCTAAAAAGTTACGTGAGTTATTTTATATGGCCCACTTTGTACACAGCCATATTGCTCACTTTTACGCTCTGGCTGCGCCTGATTTTATTGTTGGCCCGACGGCTCCTCCAATGGAGCGGAATCTTCTTGGTGTCATAGGAAAAGTTGGAAAGGAAATCGTGGCTGAGGTGATCAAACAAAGAAGATTTGCCCAGGAGATACAGGCTTTACTTGGAGGGCATCAGACTCATGTGGTTATGAATATTCCGGGTGGGGTCAGAAAAGGATTAACAGAACAAGAGAGGGATGATGTGGAGAAAAAAGCCAGAGGATTTGTCGATTTTGCCAAATTTAGTCTTCAACTGTTTGAGAATGTTGTGCTGGGCAATCCCGATTATCTTGACCTTATTACGAATGGCCCCTACCGGTTGACATTGCATTCCATGGGCCTGGTTGATGAGCATAATTATGTTAATTTTTATGATGGCAAGGTGAGAGTAGTTGATACTGTTGGAAACGAAATATGCAAATATGAACCGAAGGATTACCTGGATTTCATCGAAGAGCACGTGGAATCCTGGAGTTATTTAAAATTTCCGTATTTGAAACAAATCGGATGGAAAGGTTTAATTGAAGGTCAGCAATCAGGCCTATACATGGCAACACCTTTATCGCGGTTGAATGTGGCTGATGGTATGGCCACACCTCTCGCAAACGTGGAATATGCTAAAATGTTTGATACTTTCGGGACCAAACCTGTCCATTTTACTATGGCCATGCATTGGGCCAGGCTGATCGAGCTACTCTATGCCGCCGAGCACTGCCTGGAACTTACACATGATCCGGATATTACCGGCACTGACCTCAGAGCTCCTTTGGGGAAAATCGTCGGTGAAGGGGTTGGTACAGTGGAAGCGCAACGAGGTACGCTCACGCATCATTATTTTACTGATGAAAAAGGTATAACTAAAAAGGTTAATCTTATTGTTGGTACCACGAACAACAACGGCGCAATCTGCCTTTCAATTAAAATGGCTGCAATGCAACTGATCCGGCCTGGAGAAGAGGTTGATGAAGGGAAACTTAATTTAATCGAAATGGCTTTCCGTGCATATGATCCTTGCTTTTCCTGCGCAACTCACCATTTGCCCGGAAAGATGCCAATGGAAGTAAAGGTCAGGGATGCAAATGGAAAAATAATTCAAACAATCATTAGGAAAGGGTCATGA
- a CDS encoding F420-nonreducing hydrogenase: MSDSKEKAKLKLAVYWGAACGGCCVSVLDIHEKLFAVVEAADLVFWPIALDVKYKDVEAMPDKFIDITLFNGAIRNSENEHLAKVLRQKSKILIAYGTCAHLGGIPGLANFFNKDLIFERLYDECESTVNPDKVRPLTEQHIAGLHLRLPEFYKDVYTLNDVVPVDYFMPGCPPQSERLVEVLEAVFSGAELPPIGSVIGANEKSQCEECERKKSDNKKIRQIFRSYEIEDDHETCFLEQGVICLGPATRSGCGTRCIKGNAPCRGCYGPPADVIDPGAKMMSAIATMIDSDDPDEIARIIQGFPDPAGTFYRFSLPASILRRKVI; encoded by the coding sequence ATGAGTGATTCAAAAGAAAAAGCCAAATTGAAGCTGGCTGTTTACTGGGGAGCTGCTTGCGGTGGATGTTGCGTGTCAGTGCTGGATATTCATGAAAAGCTCTTCGCTGTAGTTGAAGCTGCTGACCTGGTTTTCTGGCCTATCGCCCTGGATGTCAAATACAAGGATGTCGAAGCCATGCCGGATAAGTTTATAGATATTACTTTGTTCAATGGAGCAATCAGGAATTCGGAGAACGAACATCTTGCTAAAGTACTTCGCCAGAAATCGAAAATTTTAATCGCTTATGGAACTTGTGCCCATTTGGGCGGGATTCCGGGACTGGCTAATTTCTTTAATAAGGATTTAATATTTGAAAGGTTATATGATGAATGTGAATCAACGGTAAATCCGGACAAGGTCAGACCTTTGACTGAGCAACACATTGCAGGTTTGCATTTACGTCTTCCGGAGTTCTATAAGGATGTTTACACGCTAAATGATGTTGTTCCGGTTGATTATTTCATGCCCGGGTGTCCGCCTCAAAGCGAACGTCTGGTGGAGGTACTTGAAGCGGTTTTTTCTGGTGCGGAATTGCCGCCAATAGGCAGTGTAATCGGGGCAAATGAAAAATCACAATGTGAAGAATGTGAACGGAAAAAATCCGATAATAAAAAGATCAGGCAGATTTTCAGGAGTTACGAAATTGAAGATGATCATGAAACCTGTTTCCTGGAACAGGGTGTTATCTGTCTGGGACCAGCTACCCGCAGCGGATGTGGCACGCGTTGCATCAAAGGGAATGCACCCTGCCGGGGCTGTTACGGGCCTCCGGCTGATGTTATTGATCCGGGAGCGAAGATGATGTCAGCTATTGCCACGATGATTGATTCGGATGACCCGGATGAAATTGCCCGGATTATACAAGGATTTCCTGATCCGGCCGGAACTTTTTACAGATTTTCATTACCTGCGTCAATATTACGGAGGAAGGTTATATGA
- a CDS encoding hydrogenase iron-sulfur subunit, protein MSYQPTILAFLCNWCAYTGADLAGTSRMKYAANVRIIRVMCSGRIEPTFVLEAFREGADGVLICGCHPGDCHYQSGNYKCLRRYHLLKKYITQMGIEEERLSLEWISASEGRQFAALVDKYTESIRALGPSKVCENAKIKVAHE, encoded by the coding sequence ATGAGTTATCAACCGACCATTCTGGCATTTCTATGTAATTGGTGTGCCTATACAGGTGCAGATCTTGCCGGTACATCCCGGATGAAATATGCAGCCAATGTCCGGATCATCCGGGTCATGTGTTCAGGGAGAATTGAACCCACCTTTGTTCTGGAGGCTTTCCGTGAAGGGGCCGACGGGGTTCTTATCTGTGGCTGTCATCCCGGTGATTGCCATTACCAGTCAGGTAATTACAAGTGCCTGAGAAGATATCATCTACTTAAAAAATATATCACCCAAATGGGTATCGAGGAGGAAAGGTTATCGCTGGAATGGATCAGTGCCAGCGAAGGCAGACAATTTGCCGCCCTTGTGGATAAATACACGGAATCCATCAGAGCGTTGGGTCCAAGTAAAGTTTGCGAAAACGCTAAAATAAAAGTTGCACATGAGTGA
- a CDS encoding CoB--CoM heterodisulfide reductase iron-sulfur subunit A family protein, with protein sequence MAEKRIGVYVCWCGSNIARMVDVEEVSSHISKIQDVTVARNYQYMCSDPGQDQIVNDIKEFKLNRIVVAACSPRIHEFTFRKALEHAGLNPYLLEMANIREQVSWVHNDRSEATQKAIALVAAAVHRVRWHEALDKRLVDIKPSTLIVGGGIAGMTAALEIADAGKQAFLIEKSEHLGGIVAEVDLTFPYFDSTQQVIRSVIDRVLNLPNIRVFLNTNLEEVYGYIGNFETSFNYQEEEVKLEFGHIVIATGLKPFDPSIIPQYGYTKYPNVITSFQFENMLKRGRIVTSRGDEPKNVVIIHCVGSRNSHYHEYCSRTCCSTALKYSNQIRSALPHASIYQLYADMRSYGKGCEELYRDTSRKNVLFLMFNQNDGLPLIRKGARNEYPNLVVEVDEKLTGEQVLVPADLIILMVAMEAHDTAKSVAHMTGIAMCSNEFYIEKHPKLDPVATTTDGVFIVGSCQAPKDIPNTVAQARAATARILANISLGKMNVEVTTASVNEEICCGCQTCISLCPYTAISYDMDKKVSRVNEILCKGCGTCGSSCPTGAIRSRHFTDQQILSEIRELIVKSKELMEV encoded by the coding sequence ATGGCTGAAAAGCGAATAGGGGTGTATGTATGCTGGTGCGGGTCCAACATCGCCAGGATGGTTGATGTTGAAGAGGTGTCATCTCACATTTCTAAGATCCAAGATGTCACCGTAGCGCGTAATTATCAATACATGTGTTCTGACCCGGGACAAGATCAGATAGTCAATGATATCAAGGAGTTCAAGCTGAATAGGATAGTGGTTGCTGCTTGTTCGCCCCGCATCCATGAGTTTACTTTCCGAAAAGCCCTTGAACATGCCGGTTTGAATCCCTATTTATTGGAGATGGCCAATATAAGGGAACAGGTTTCATGGGTTCATAATGACAGAAGTGAAGCGACACAGAAAGCCATAGCCCTTGTAGCAGCGGCAGTGCACCGGGTCAGGTGGCATGAGGCGCTTGACAAACGATTGGTTGATATTAAGCCTTCAACCCTCATCGTTGGCGGAGGAATTGCCGGTATGACCGCGGCTCTTGAAATCGCAGATGCGGGGAAGCAGGCTTTTCTAATCGAAAAGTCAGAACATCTTGGAGGTATCGTAGCAGAAGTCGACCTGACGTTTCCATATTTCGACAGCACCCAGCAGGTCATTCGCTCGGTCATCGACAGGGTACTCAACCTTCCTAACATCCGGGTATTTCTGAATACCAATCTTGAAGAGGTTTACGGATATATCGGAAATTTTGAAACCAGCTTTAATTATCAGGAGGAGGAAGTTAAGCTGGAGTTTGGTCATATTGTTATAGCAACAGGGTTAAAGCCATTTGATCCGTCAATCATTCCCCAATATGGGTATACTAAGTATCCCAATGTCATTACATCTTTTCAATTTGAAAACATGCTCAAGAGAGGCAGGATTGTCACCAGCAGGGGAGATGAACCGAAAAATGTTGTGATCATCCATTGTGTCGGAAGCCGTAATTCGCATTACCATGAATACTGTTCAAGAACCTGTTGCTCCACGGCGTTGAAATACTCCAACCAGATCAGATCAGCCTTGCCACATGCTTCTATTTACCAGCTATATGCTGACATGAGGTCATATGGCAAAGGTTGCGAGGAATTATACCGGGATACTTCAAGAAAAAACGTGCTTTTTTTAATGTTTAATCAAAATGATGGCCTTCCCTTGATCCGCAAAGGAGCCAGGAATGAATATCCCAACCTTGTTGTTGAGGTTGACGAGAAATTAACCGGCGAGCAGGTCCTGGTACCGGCCGATTTGATCATCCTGATGGTGGCTATGGAGGCTCATGATACGGCGAAAAGCGTTGCACACATGACCGGAATAGCCATGTGCAGTAATGAATTTTACATCGAAAAGCACCCTAAACTTGATCCGGTAGCCACAACCACAGATGGTGTATTCATTGTGGGAAGCTGCCAGGCGCCGAAGGATATCCCAAATACAGTAGCGCAGGCGAGAGCAGCCACTGCCAGGATTCTTGCCAACATCAGCCTTGGAAAGATGAATGTCGAGGTCACAACTGCATCAGTTAACGAAGAAATTTGTTGCGGATGTCAGACTTGTATCAGCTTATGTCCCTATACTGCGATAAGTTATGATATGGATAAAAAGGTCTCAAGGGTTAATGAAATCCTTTGCAAGGGTTGCGGCACCTGTGGCTCCTCATGTCCGACAGGGGCGATAAGGAGCAGGCACTTTACCGATCAGCAGATACTCTCGGAAATCAGGGAACTGATTGTAAAATCAAAAGAACTTATGGAGGTATAA
- a CDS encoding 4Fe-4S dicluster domain-containing protein, protein MSQLVNDQVKLDLLKFGVRDWNDCFNCGNCSAICKLTEEGFLFPRKVIKQAQLGLKDSMVANLDPWLCYYCGECSESCPRDANPAEIMMSMRRYLTSLYDWTGLSRKFYTSKFWEVGVVLTFFMLVLAAFAIFLPPNRDMFSNPANFINSQGGVMINSLVAGISADQFVKIIEWSDWIMAIIIGGILISNIIRMFILSILRDKKYKVPFYAYFTEAWSLIYHFVTQNKFYHCDRRKYWFGHFLLMSGYTMMFIFIVAMLKRFQTEEVYAWYHWQRLLGYYATFGILFFLGIATYQRIIKKDYKFKYSHASDWLFIVMLGLTTISGIVLHFFRLSGIPVTTYFTYVIHMAILVPMIVIEVPFSKWSHLAYRPFAIYLYRLKKKARTEMVIQNSLATV, encoded by the coding sequence ATGAGCCAATTAGTTAACGACCAGGTTAAGCTTGATCTGCTGAAGTTTGGCGTAAGAGATTGGAATGATTGCTTTAACTGTGGCAATTGCAGTGCGATTTGCAAGCTGACCGAAGAAGGCTTTCTTTTTCCAAGGAAGGTCATCAAGCAGGCACAACTTGGGTTAAAAGACAGTATGGTGGCAAATCTTGACCCCTGGCTGTGCTATTATTGCGGGGAATGTTCCGAATCCTGCCCGCGGGATGCCAACCCGGCAGAGATCATGATGTCAATGCGGCGTTACCTGACTTCACTTTATGACTGGACGGGATTGTCGCGTAAATTTTACACCTCGAAGTTCTGGGAAGTTGGTGTGGTATTAACCTTTTTTATGCTGGTTCTAGCGGCATTTGCCATTTTTCTGCCACCTAACCGTGATATGTTCTCAAATCCTGCGAATTTTATTAATTCACAAGGCGGTGTAATGATCAATAGCCTGGTAGCAGGCATATCCGCGGATCAATTTGTTAAAATCATTGAGTGGTCTGATTGGATCATGGCCATTATCATTGGAGGCATCCTGATTTCCAATATTATCAGGATGTTTATCCTGTCAATACTCAGGGATAAAAAGTACAAGGTTCCATTTTATGCCTATTTTACAGAAGCCTGGTCACTTATTTACCATTTTGTAACACAAAACAAGTTTTATCATTGCGATCGCCGGAAATACTGGTTTGGCCATTTCCTTCTTATGTCCGGTTATACTATGATGTTCATTTTTATTGTAGCCATGTTAAAACGATTTCAGACAGAAGAGGTTTATGCATGGTATCATTGGCAGCGCCTTCTCGGATATTATGCCACTTTTGGAATTCTTTTCTTTCTGGGGATCGCCACTTACCAGCGTATTATTAAAAAGGACTATAAATTCAAATATTCTCATGCTTCTGACTGGTTATTCATTGTCATGCTAGGCCTGACTACTATTTCAGGGATAGTACTTCATTTTTTCAGGCTAAGCGGGATACCTGTGACCACTTACTTTACCTATGTCATACATATGGCGATTCTCGTTCCCATGATCGTAATCGAGGTTCCTTTCTCGAAATGGTCGCATCTTGCCTACCGGCCTTTTGCTATTTATTTGTATCGTTTGAAAAAGAAAGCGAGGACAGAAATGGTTATTCAGAATTCACTTGCAACTGTATAA